One Kitasatospora sp. MAP12-44 DNA segment encodes these proteins:
- a CDS encoding Uma2 family endonuclease, which produces MSVVAFGQWTLPDSPYAMWARGELADYLRLPDDGTRVEVVGGEFVVSPAPGFPHGGIVATIQRAIDGRGFVDPVFPWRTMQVLGLDLVEIGDGYIPDLLVFHADVEARGWSEGLRFLRPDQVELVVEVTSKSNAQNDRGPVFGRRQQATKWSGYARARVPYYLLVDRDPGRPGVTLFGEPDHLAGTYRTLSAWKFGDVVALPEPFGIEIPTELWRPWSD; this is translated from the coding sequence ATGTCTGTGGTTGCTTTCGGACAGTGGACACTGCCCGACTCGCCGTACGCCATGTGGGCCCGGGGTGAGCTCGCCGACTACCTGCGGCTCCCGGACGACGGTACGCGGGTCGAGGTGGTCGGAGGGGAGTTCGTTGTGTCACCCGCGCCGGGGTTTCCACATGGCGGGATCGTCGCGACCATTCAGCGAGCGATCGACGGCCGGGGGTTCGTGGACCCAGTGTTCCCGTGGCGGACCATGCAGGTGCTCGGGCTCGACTTGGTCGAGATCGGCGACGGCTACATCCCCGACCTGCTGGTCTTCCACGCCGATGTCGAGGCCCGGGGCTGGTCCGAAGGCCTGAGGTTCCTCAGGCCCGATCAGGTTGAGCTGGTCGTCGAGGTGACCTCGAAGTCCAACGCTCAGAACGACCGCGGGCCGGTCTTCGGTCGTCGTCAGCAGGCCACCAAGTGGAGCGGCTACGCGCGCGCTCGGGTTCCCTACTACCTGCTGGTGGACCGGGACCCGGGGCGGCCCGGCGTCACCCTGTTCGGTGAGCCGGACCACCTGGCCGGTACCTACCGGACGCTCAGCGCCTGGAAGTTCGGCGACGTCGTAGCGTTGCCGGAGCCGTTCGGGATCGAGATCCCCACCGAGCTCTGGCGCCCCTGGTCCGACTAG
- a CDS encoding VOC family protein, whose translation MTTDHGVPARISIVTLGVADVALSAEFYTALGWQRSTASSPEIVWFRTADSVLGLFGVDDLAADAGIPPTGEPSFRGVTLAINLESRELVDTALKTAVAAGASVVKPPAETSWGGYSGYFEDLDGHLWELAHNPFFPFTEAGQLDLP comes from the coding sequence ATGACCACAGACCACGGGGTACCCGCCCGGATCAGCATCGTCACCCTCGGGGTGGCCGACGTGGCGCTCAGCGCCGAGTTCTACACCGCGCTCGGCTGGCAGCGATCGACGGCCTCCAGCCCGGAGATCGTCTGGTTCCGCACCGCCGACTCGGTGCTCGGCCTGTTCGGCGTGGACGACCTCGCCGCCGACGCCGGCATCCCTCCCACCGGTGAGCCGTCGTTCCGCGGGGTGACCCTCGCGATCAACCTGGAATCCCGCGAGTTGGTGGACACGGCGCTCAAGACGGCGGTGGCGGCCGGTGCTTCGGTGGTCAAGCCGCCGGCGGAGACCTCCTGGGGCGGCTACTCCGGCTACTTCGAGGACTTGGACGGCCACCTGTGGGAGCTGGCCCACAACCCGTTCTTCCCCTTCACCGAGGCCGGCCAACTCGACCTGCCGTAG
- a CDS encoding cysteine desulfurase, whose translation MTGLLDTDAIRKDFPILQRVLHDGKPLVYLDNAATSQKPRQVLEALNAYYEQHNANVHRGVHVLAEEATALYEGARDKVAAFINAPSRDEVIFTKNASESLNLVANMLGWADEPYRVDADAEIVITEMEHHSNIVPWQLLSQRTGAKLKWFGLTDEGRLDLSNINELITEKTKIVSFTLVSNLLGTINPVETIVRRAQDVGALVLIDASQAAPHMVMDVQALEADFVAFTGHKMLAPTGIGVLWGRQELLEDLPPFLGGGEMIETVTMGSSTYAPAPHKFEAGTPPIAQAVGLGAAIDYLSNIGMAKIAAHEHAITEYAVNRLQEVPDLRIIGPRTAVDRGAAISFVLGDIHPHDVGQVLDEQGIAVRVGHHCARPVCLRYGIPATTRASFYLYSTPGEVDQLVDGLHHVRNFFG comes from the coding sequence CTGACCGGTCTCCTGGACACCGACGCGATCCGCAAGGACTTCCCGATCCTGCAGCGCGTGCTGCACGACGGCAAGCCCCTGGTCTACCTGGACAACGCGGCGACCTCGCAGAAGCCCCGTCAGGTGCTGGAGGCGCTGAACGCGTACTACGAGCAGCACAACGCCAATGTGCACCGTGGCGTCCACGTCCTGGCCGAGGAGGCCACGGCGCTCTACGAGGGTGCCCGGGACAAGGTCGCGGCGTTCATCAACGCGCCGAGCCGGGACGAGGTGATCTTCACCAAGAACGCCTCGGAGTCGCTCAACCTCGTTGCCAACATGCTCGGTTGGGCCGACGAGCCGTACCGGGTGGACGCCGACGCCGAGATCGTCATCACCGAGATGGAGCACCACTCCAACATCGTCCCGTGGCAGCTGCTCTCGCAGCGCACCGGGGCGAAGCTGAAGTGGTTCGGCCTGACCGACGAGGGCCGGCTCGACCTCTCCAACATCAACGAGCTGATCACCGAGAAGACGAAGATCGTCTCCTTCACGCTGGTCTCCAACCTGCTGGGCACGATCAACCCGGTCGAGACGATCGTCCGGCGCGCCCAGGACGTCGGCGCGCTGGTGCTGATCGACGCCTCGCAGGCCGCTCCGCACATGGTGATGGACGTGCAGGCGCTGGAGGCCGACTTCGTCGCCTTCACCGGGCACAAGATGCTGGCCCCGACCGGCATCGGCGTGCTCTGGGGCCGCCAGGAGCTGCTGGAGGACCTCCCGCCGTTCCTGGGCGGTGGCGAGATGATCGAGACCGTCACGATGGGCTCGTCCACCTACGCCCCCGCGCCGCACAAGTTCGAGGCCGGCACCCCGCCGATCGCCCAGGCGGTCGGGCTGGGAGCGGCCATCGACTACCTCTCCAACATCGGCATGGCGAAGATCGCCGCGCACGAGCACGCGATCACCGAGTACGCGGTGAACCGCCTGCAGGAGGTCCCCGACCTGCGGATCATCGGCCCGCGCACGGCCGTCGACCGCGGCGCGGCGATCTCCTTCGTGCTGGGCGACATCCACCCGCACGACGTCGGCCAGGTGCTCGACGAGCAGGGCATCGCGGTGCGCGTCGGCCACCACTGCGCGCGGCCGGTCTGCCTGCGGTACGGAATTCCGGCGACCACGCGAGCGTCGTTCTACCTGTACTCGACGCCGGGCGAGGTCGACCAGCTGGTCGACGGCCTGCACCACGTCCGCAACTTCTTCGGCTGA
- a CDS encoding metal-sulfur cluster assembly factor, whose amino-acid sequence MSDTETDAGTPAVASEGPTVIVGTTAGTVSVEDLTEALMDVVDPELGIDVVNLGLIYGIHIDETDVATIDMTLTSAACPLTDVIEDQAKTATEGLVQDLRINWVWMPPWGPDKITDDGRDQLRALGFNV is encoded by the coding sequence ATGAGCGACACCGAAACCGACGCCGGAACGCCGGCCGTCGCGTCCGAGGGGCCGACGGTCATCGTCGGCACCACGGCAGGCACCGTCTCCGTCGAGGACCTCACCGAGGCCCTGATGGACGTCGTCGACCCCGAGTTGGGCATCGACGTGGTCAACCTGGGCCTGATCTACGGCATCCACATCGACGAGACCGACGTGGCGACCATCGACATGACCCTCACCTCGGCGGCCTGCCCGCTGACCGACGTGATCGAGGACCAGGCGAAGACCGCCACCGAGGGCCTGGTCCAGGATCTGCGGATCAACTGGGTCTGGATGCCGCCGTGGGGCCCGGACAAGATCACCGACGACGGCCGCGACCAGCTGCGCGCGCTGGGCTTCAACGTCTGA
- the sufU gene encoding Fe-S cluster assembly sulfur transfer protein SufU: MKLDSMYQEIILDHYRNPHGKGLRDGDAEVHHVNPTCGDEITLRVRLDGAVVADISYESQGCSISQASASVLNELVVGRTVGDAQAIQQAFLELMQSKGQGEGDEELLEDAVAFAGVSKYPARVKCALLSWMAWKDATAKALAGQPAVND, translated from the coding sequence ATGAAGCTCGACTCCATGTACCAGGAGATCATCCTGGACCACTACCGCAACCCCCACGGCAAGGGGCTGCGGGACGGTGACGCGGAGGTGCACCACGTCAACCCCACCTGCGGGGACGAGATCACCCTGCGGGTGCGGCTGGACGGCGCCGTGGTCGCCGACATCAGCTACGAGTCGCAGGGCTGCTCGATCAGCCAGGCCAGCGCCTCGGTGCTGAACGAGCTGGTGGTGGGCCGCACGGTCGGCGACGCGCAGGCCATCCAGCAGGCCTTCCTGGAGCTGATGCAGAGCAAGGGCCAGGGCGAGGGCGACGAGGAACTGCTGGAGGACGCCGTCGCGTTCGCCGGCGTCTCCAAGTACCCGGCCCGGGTCAAGTGCGCGCTGCTGAGCTGGATGGCCTGGAAGGACGCCACCGCCAAGGCGCTGGCCGGCCAGCCGGCCGTCAACGACTGA
- a CDS encoding MFS transporter, translated as MADLSPAGSGLPTAQSPGTRLSEALHTLELAPRTQLQLAALSRWNAMRGIRVGLCAAALLLLLIGANLATPVYPLLQQSLGLTAFDTTLLFTVYVFALVPVLAAVGHWSDLLGRRALILPAVGLAASGDAIFATANSFGQLAAGRAVQGIAVALATGAAGAALGDLLPDRPTLAAKLTLACSAGGVALGPVVGAALANGAHPLLTPFLAHAVALLVLCVPLALVHPRMPGARRPASAPPRVTAPVHLRPRRLALPAQGRREFLLAAGAGFISYAVFGVYLSLAPAFSAGLLHTHSRMVGAVVAALLLGSSAAAQLLVPPTRDRRMVALGMTGLALGLALVVIAQYAHLPTLLFAGSVIGGACQGVAFRSLFTTAVAAMDPARRSSEMSALWVIVYMGSSLPIVAVGALSRTYGLLPAVSGFALLAATGCLALAGAVLRRGRS; from the coding sequence ATGGCGGACCTCTCCCCTGCCGGTTCCGGCCTGCCCACAGCGCAGTCGCCCGGTACCCGGCTCTCGGAGGCCCTGCACACCCTGGAGCTCGCCCCGCGAACCCAGCTCCAGCTCGCCGCACTCAGCCGCTGGAACGCGATGCGCGGCATCCGCGTCGGCCTCTGTGCCGCCGCCCTGCTCCTGCTCCTGATCGGGGCCAACCTCGCCACCCCGGTCTACCCGCTGCTCCAGCAGAGCCTGGGCCTGACCGCGTTCGACACCACGCTGCTCTTCACCGTGTACGTCTTCGCGCTGGTGCCGGTGCTGGCCGCGGTCGGCCACTGGTCCGACCTGCTCGGCCGCCGGGCGCTGATCCTGCCCGCCGTCGGGCTCGCGGCCAGCGGCGACGCGATCTTCGCCACCGCCAACAGCTTCGGCCAGCTGGCCGCAGGTCGCGCCGTCCAGGGCATAGCCGTCGCGCTGGCCACCGGCGCCGCCGGTGCCGCGCTGGGCGACCTGCTGCCGGACCGGCCCACCCTGGCCGCCAAACTCACGCTGGCCTGCTCGGCGGGCGGGGTCGCGCTCGGCCCGGTGGTCGGCGCCGCGCTGGCGAACGGGGCGCACCCGCTGCTGACGCCGTTCCTGGCACATGCCGTCGCCCTGCTGGTGCTCTGCGTGCCGCTCGCCCTGGTGCACCCGCGGATGCCCGGCGCCCGGCGCCCGGCCAGCGCGCCGCCCCGGGTCACCGCGCCCGTCCACCTGCGCCCGCGCCGCCTGGCGCTACCCGCCCAGGGACGCCGGGAGTTCCTGCTCGCGGCCGGCGCCGGCTTCATCTCGTACGCGGTCTTCGGCGTCTACCTCAGCCTGGCCCCGGCCTTCTCCGCCGGCCTGCTGCACACCCACTCCCGGATGGTCGGCGCCGTCGTCGCCGCCCTGCTGCTGGGCTCCTCGGCCGCCGCACAGCTGCTGGTCCCGCCCACCCGGGACCGCCGGATGGTCGCCCTGGGCATGACCGGCCTGGCGCTCGGGCTGGCCCTGGTCGTCATCGCGCAGTACGCCCACCTGCCGACCCTGCTCTTCGCCGGCAGCGTCATCGGCGGCGCCTGCCAGGGCGTGGCGTTCCGCTCGCTCTTCACCACTGCCGTCGCCGCGATGGACCCGGCCCGCCGCAGCAGCGAGATGAGCGCCCTGTGGGTGATCGTCTACATGGGCAGCTCGCTCCCCATCGTCGCCGTCGGCGCCCTGTCGCGGACGTACGGCCTGCTCCCAGCGGTCAGCGGCTTCGCACTGCTGGCGGCGACAGGCTGCCTGGCCCTGGCGGGCGCGGTGCTGCGCCGCGGGCGGAGCTAG